A single window of Rubripirellula lacrimiformis DNA harbors:
- a CDS encoding oxidoreductase produces MTRSHAETFDKPVWIVTGCSTGFGHSTAKYLLQHGYRVVVTARNPDDVQDLAQMGNAFVQRLDVTDRAQAESAVREAEHHFGCIDVLMNNAGVGYFGAIEESEEQQIRQMFDINFFGLCRMTHLTLPRMRKRRSGTIVNVSSIGGLRSFPSVGYYNATKFAVEGFSEALWQEVEPLGIKVMLVEPSGFRTDWAGRSANETQNKIDDYEATVRKTQQQIRDSSGHQPGDPDLAAEAIVKAVESAHPPHRLLLGNAAYDGAVSKLDELRAEFQQWESISRSVDAPQEISSD; encoded by the coding sequence ATGACCAGATCGCACGCTGAAACGTTTGACAAGCCCGTTTGGATTGTGACAGGTTGTTCAACAGGATTCGGACATTCCACCGCAAAATATCTTTTGCAGCACGGTTATCGCGTCGTTGTAACCGCGCGCAACCCCGACGATGTACAGGATTTAGCTCAAATGGGTAACGCCTTTGTACAACGGCTTGACGTTACCGATCGGGCGCAAGCGGAATCGGCAGTTCGTGAAGCGGAGCATCATTTTGGGTGCATTGACGTGCTGATGAACAACGCCGGGGTCGGCTACTTCGGGGCGATCGAAGAAAGTGAAGAACAGCAGATCCGCCAGATGTTTGATATCAACTTTTTTGGCCTGTGCCGTATGACACACCTTACGTTGCCAAGGATGCGAAAACGGCGCAGCGGTACGATCGTGAATGTTTCCTCCATTGGCGGTTTGCGTTCGTTTCCATCGGTCGGCTATTACAACGCGACAAAGTTTGCCGTGGAAGGTTTCTCCGAAGCGTTATGGCAAGAGGTCGAACCGCTGGGCATCAAAGTCATGCTTGTCGAACCGAGCGGATTTCGCACCGATTGGGCGGGTCGTTCGGCAAACGAGACCCAAAATAAGATCGACGATTACGAAGCTACCGTCAGAAAGACACAGCAGCAAATCCGAGACAGCTCGGGACATCAACCAGGCGACCCAGATCTCGCCGCCGAAGCGATCGTCAAGGCGGTTGAGTCCGCACATCCGCCGCATCGTTTGCTGCTGGGCAATGCCGCCTACGACGGAGCAGTCTCGAAACTGGATGAACTTCGTGCAGAGTTTCAGCAGTGGGAATCGATTTCGCGTAGCGTGGATGCGCCGCAAGAAATATCGAGCGACTAA
- a CDS encoding CNNM domain-containing protein — MIVLILVVVAFFALSGLMAAVDAAVLSVTRPEVDELVQQQRYGAERLRDIKFRLRESVVVIVIVTNTINVLGPVIVSHQAFRLFSSTGVVVITVVLTLGTIVFSEILPKAIGNHYAPLVARFSAPAILFGERVLFPLVVPLAWLTNRLTPGNRKIGTEPQIRSLVRIGHQAGHIETDEHQLIHRAFALNDRTASDIMTPIDKVRAIAASASVSQAATEVERSEFSRYPVFGDTIDDVQGTLLSRDLLKAILHGKSTQKVRQLAVKPMIVDAADRSDDLLLRFRDQHMHLAVVQDNQETLGVVTLEDVLEELVGEIEDEKDVSS; from the coding sequence ATGATCGTGTTGATTCTGGTCGTCGTCGCGTTTTTCGCTCTGTCTGGTCTGATGGCTGCGGTCGATGCGGCAGTTCTGAGCGTAACGCGACCAGAAGTTGACGAACTGGTTCAGCAACAGCGCTACGGTGCCGAACGTTTGCGGGACATCAAGTTTCGCTTGCGGGAATCCGTGGTAGTGATTGTGATCGTAACCAATACGATCAATGTTCTTGGCCCCGTGATCGTTAGCCATCAAGCGTTTAGGCTGTTTTCGTCGACTGGCGTGGTCGTTATCACGGTCGTTTTGACATTGGGAACGATTGTCTTCTCGGAAATACTTCCCAAAGCGATCGGCAATCACTATGCACCGCTCGTTGCCCGATTCTCTGCTCCCGCCATACTGTTCGGCGAACGTGTGCTGTTTCCATTGGTCGTTCCACTGGCCTGGTTGACCAATCGGTTGACGCCCGGAAACCGAAAAATCGGTACCGAACCGCAAATTCGATCGCTGGTGCGAATCGGCCACCAAGCAGGCCACATTGAAACGGATGAACATCAATTAATCCATCGTGCATTTGCGCTCAACGATCGCACTGCGAGTGACATCATGACGCCGATCGACAAAGTCCGGGCGATCGCCGCGTCGGCTTCGGTATCGCAAGCAGCAACGGAAGTCGAGCGTAGCGAGTTTTCACGCTATCCAGTTTTTGGCGATACGATCGACGATGTCCAAGGAACTTTGCTTAGTCGCGATCTGCTCAAGGCGATCCTTCATGGCAAGTCAACGCAGAAAGTGCGGCAGCTGGCAGTGAAGCCGATGATCGTCGACGCAGCAGATCGCAGTGATGATCTATTGTTGCGATTTCGCGATCAACACATGCACCTAGCCGTCGTTCAGGACAACCAAGAGACATTGGGCGTGGTCACGTTGGAGGATGTGCTGGAAGAACTCGTCGGCGAAATCGAAGATGAGAAGGATGTTTCGTCGTAG
- a CDS encoding lipase family protein codes for MTLSRKYQEWIDARIEHDGSSTLRAHNPDMQAIPEKILLIPGLLEPRLLFLPLKLSLSKHVDHVECWRDRIVFRDLETSINRLAEAIAGKVAEQGAIAIVTHSFGDWIARAAIAMSRQHRVTAMVSLAPAMRAGFFPSLLFGLSGNLIPEIKVLMNRDSASANLDCDDRVRRLVIWSRFDESLRSVPLDGISNLQVQRVWATHFSIPWQPNVLHLVQNYLLHET; via the coding sequence GTGACATTGTCGCGCAAGTACCAGGAATGGATCGATGCCAGGATCGAACACGACGGCAGTTCAACACTTCGCGCCCACAATCCCGATATGCAAGCGATTCCAGAAAAGATTCTCCTGATCCCCGGCTTGCTTGAGCCTCGATTGCTCTTTTTGCCCTTGAAACTTTCGCTATCCAAGCACGTGGATCATGTGGAATGTTGGCGCGATCGAATTGTCTTTCGTGATTTGGAAACGAGCATCAATCGTTTAGCGGAGGCAATCGCGGGGAAAGTGGCTGAACAAGGTGCGATCGCCATCGTCACGCATAGTTTCGGAGACTGGATCGCACGAGCCGCGATTGCAATGTCTCGCCAGCATCGGGTGACCGCGATGGTTTCGTTGGCGCCAGCGATGCGTGCTGGTTTCTTCCCGAGTCTGCTGTTTGGGTTATCGGGAAATTTGATTCCGGAGATCAAGGTCCTGATGAACCGCGATAGTGCATCGGCCAACCTTGATTGCGACGACCGCGTTCGTCGTTTGGTGATTTGGTCACGATTTGATGAAAGCCTGCGCTCGGTTCCGCTCGATGGCATCTCCAACCTGCAGGTGCAACGGGTCTGGGCAACGCACTTTTCGATCCCTTGGCAACCCAATGTGCTTCACCTTGTGCAGAACTACTTGCTCCATGAAACATGA